From the Carettochelys insculpta isolate YL-2023 chromosome 27, ASM3395843v1, whole genome shotgun sequence genome, one window contains:
- the PALM gene encoding paralemmin-1 isoform X2 translates to MEIAEASALQQERLQAIAEKRKRQTEIENKRRQLEDDRRQLQHLKSKALREKWLLEGAPSSASEGDEAMKKQMQEDEAKTKELEETIHRLEKELEVLEDGDTAPSAKEDLGEAAAVAAKEEKKEEKAAHTEKTPLGLAKEQISNSPMKSVEGTGLMKAAMYSVEITVEKDKVTGETKVLSSTTLLPKNHCLQGVKVYEDEMKVVHAVHVEDGAMENGVHPLSSSEVDELIHKADEVTLSKVSDRDSKAREEAKQGGPESNLPSQKATPRKEITGVQAKPVESPKILASGEGAEPSQEQPVTMIFMGYQNVEDENETKKVLGLGGTIKAELVVIEDAEHKPTAADGTGKDHAPPNGSTVEPVAALPQKEDSQTGEKPEANDTEPKGADQDLDMKKHRCKCCTVM, encoded by the exons GAGAAGAGGAAACGTCAGACTGAGATTGAAAATAAAAGGCGGCAGCTCGAAGATGACAGGCGCCAGTTGCAGCACCTAAAG TCCAAAGCTCTGCGGGagaagtggctgctggaaggTGCCCCATCTTCCGCCTCCGAGGGAGATGAGGCCATGAAGAAGCAGATGCAGGAAGATGAAGCGAAGACCAAGGAGCTGGAAGAAACTATCCACAG GTTAGAGAAGGAGTTGGAGGTTCTGGAGGACGGGGACACGGCGCCTTCTGCCAAGGAGGACCTGGGGGAGGCGGCAGCCGTGGCCGCaaaggaggagaagaaagaggagaaagcGGCGCACACCGAAAAG ACTCCACTGGGCCTGGCTAAAG AGCAGATCTCCAACAGCCCCATGAAGTCAGTGGAGGGCACTGGCCTGATGAAGGCAG CCATGTACTCAGTGGAGATCACAGTGGAGAAGGACAAAGTCACGGGAGAAACCAAAGTCCTATCCAGCACCACCCTGCTCCCCAAGAATCATTGCCTGCAGGGAGTCAAGGTGTACGAGGATGAGATGAAAG TGGTGCATGCAGTCCATGTGGAGGATGGAGCTATGGAGAACGGGGTCCATCCTCTCAGCTCATCGGAGGTGGACGAGCTGATCCACAAGGCCGATGAGGTGACCCTGAGCAAGGTCTCCGACAGGGACTCCAAGGCACGTGAAGAGGCCAAGCAAGGGGGTCCCGAGAGCAACCTGCCCAGCCAGAAGGCCACACCCCGAAAGGAGATCACTGGGGTACAAGCCAAGCCTGTGGAGAGCCCAAAAATCCTGGCCTCCGGCGAAGGGGCAGAGCCCAGCCAAGAGCAGCCAGTTACCATGATCTTCATGGGCTACCAGAACGTGGAGGACGAGAACGAGACCAAAAaggtgctgggcctggggggcacCATCAAGGCCGAGCTGGTGGTGATCGAAGACGCCGAGCACAAGCCAACggcagccgacggcacaggcaaGGATCACGCCCCCCCCAACGGCAGCACCGTGGAGCCGGTCGCTGCTCTACCACAGAAGGAAGACAGCCAGACTGGGGAAAAGCCGGAGGCCAACGACACAGAGCCCAAGGGAGCCGACCAGGACCTAGACATGAAGAAACACCGTTGCAAATGCTGCACGGTGATGTGA
- the PALM gene encoding paralemmin-1 isoform X4, which translates to MEIAEASALQQERLQAIAEKRKRQTEIENKRRQLEDDRRQLQHLKSKALREKWLLEGAPSSASEGDEAMKKQMQEDEAKTKELEETIHRLEKELEVLEDGDTAPSAKEDLGEAAAVAAKEEKKEEKAAHTEKTPLGLAKEQISNSPMKSVEGTGLMKAVVHAVHVEDGAMENGVHPLSSSEVDELIHKADEVTLSKVSDRDSKAREEAKQGGPESNLPSQKATPRKEITGVQAKPVESPKILASGEGAEPSQEQPVTMIFMGYQNVEDENETKKVLGLGGTIKAELVVIEDAEHKPTAADGTGKDHAPPNGSTVEPVAALPQKEDSQTGEKPEANDTEPKGADQDLDMKKHRCKCCTVM; encoded by the exons GAGAAGAGGAAACGTCAGACTGAGATTGAAAATAAAAGGCGGCAGCTCGAAGATGACAGGCGCCAGTTGCAGCACCTAAAG TCCAAAGCTCTGCGGGagaagtggctgctggaaggTGCCCCATCTTCCGCCTCCGAGGGAGATGAGGCCATGAAGAAGCAGATGCAGGAAGATGAAGCGAAGACCAAGGAGCTGGAAGAAACTATCCACAG GTTAGAGAAGGAGTTGGAGGTTCTGGAGGACGGGGACACGGCGCCTTCTGCCAAGGAGGACCTGGGGGAGGCGGCAGCCGTGGCCGCaaaggaggagaagaaagaggagaaagcGGCGCACACCGAAAAG ACTCCACTGGGCCTGGCTAAAG AGCAGATCTCCAACAGCCCCATGAAGTCAGTGGAGGGCACTGGCCTGATGAAGGCAG TGGTGCATGCAGTCCATGTGGAGGATGGAGCTATGGAGAACGGGGTCCATCCTCTCAGCTCATCGGAGGTGGACGAGCTGATCCACAAGGCCGATGAGGTGACCCTGAGCAAGGTCTCCGACAGGGACTCCAAGGCACGTGAAGAGGCCAAGCAAGGGGGTCCCGAGAGCAACCTGCCCAGCCAGAAGGCCACACCCCGAAAGGAGATCACTGGGGTACAAGCCAAGCCTGTGGAGAGCCCAAAAATCCTGGCCTCCGGCGAAGGGGCAGAGCCCAGCCAAGAGCAGCCAGTTACCATGATCTTCATGGGCTACCAGAACGTGGAGGACGAGAACGAGACCAAAAaggtgctgggcctggggggcacCATCAAGGCCGAGCTGGTGGTGATCGAAGACGCCGAGCACAAGCCAACggcagccgacggcacaggcaaGGATCACGCCCCCCCCAACGGCAGCACCGTGGAGCCGGTCGCTGCTCTACCACAGAAGGAAGACAGCCAGACTGGGGAAAAGCCGGAGGCCAACGACACAGAGCCCAAGGGAGCCGACCAGGACCTAGACATGAAGAAACACCGTTGCAAATGCTGCACGGTGATGTGA
- the PALM gene encoding paralemmin-1 isoform X3 has protein sequence MEIAEASALQQERLQAIAEKRKRQTEIENKRRQLEDDRRQLQHLKSKALREKWLLEGAPSSASEGDEAMKKQMQEDEAKTKELEETIHRLEKELEVLEDGDTAPSAKEDLGEAAAVAAKEEKKEEKAAHTEKTPLGLAKAEQISNSPMKSVEGTGLMKAVVHAVHVEDGAMENGVHPLSSSEVDELIHKADEVTLSKVSDRDSKAREEAKQGGPESNLPSQKATPRKEITGVQAKPVESPKILASGEGAEPSQEQPVTMIFMGYQNVEDENETKKVLGLGGTIKAELVVIEDAEHKPTAADGTGKDHAPPNGSTVEPVAALPQKEDSQTGEKPEANDTEPKGADQDLDMKKHRCKCCTVM, from the exons GAGAAGAGGAAACGTCAGACTGAGATTGAAAATAAAAGGCGGCAGCTCGAAGATGACAGGCGCCAGTTGCAGCACCTAAAG TCCAAAGCTCTGCGGGagaagtggctgctggaaggTGCCCCATCTTCCGCCTCCGAGGGAGATGAGGCCATGAAGAAGCAGATGCAGGAAGATGAAGCGAAGACCAAGGAGCTGGAAGAAACTATCCACAG GTTAGAGAAGGAGTTGGAGGTTCTGGAGGACGGGGACACGGCGCCTTCTGCCAAGGAGGACCTGGGGGAGGCGGCAGCCGTGGCCGCaaaggaggagaagaaagaggagaaagcGGCGCACACCGAAAAG ACTCCACTGGGCCTGGCTAAAG CAGAGCAGATCTCCAACAGCCCCATGAAGTCAGTGGAGGGCACTGGCCTGATGAAGGCAG TGGTGCATGCAGTCCATGTGGAGGATGGAGCTATGGAGAACGGGGTCCATCCTCTCAGCTCATCGGAGGTGGACGAGCTGATCCACAAGGCCGATGAGGTGACCCTGAGCAAGGTCTCCGACAGGGACTCCAAGGCACGTGAAGAGGCCAAGCAAGGGGGTCCCGAGAGCAACCTGCCCAGCCAGAAGGCCACACCCCGAAAGGAGATCACTGGGGTACAAGCCAAGCCTGTGGAGAGCCCAAAAATCCTGGCCTCCGGCGAAGGGGCAGAGCCCAGCCAAGAGCAGCCAGTTACCATGATCTTCATGGGCTACCAGAACGTGGAGGACGAGAACGAGACCAAAAaggtgctgggcctggggggcacCATCAAGGCCGAGCTGGTGGTGATCGAAGACGCCGAGCACAAGCCAACggcagccgacggcacaggcaaGGATCACGCCCCCCCCAACGGCAGCACCGTGGAGCCGGTCGCTGCTCTACCACAGAAGGAAGACAGCCAGACTGGGGAAAAGCCGGAGGCCAACGACACAGAGCCCAAGGGAGCCGACCAGGACCTAGACATGAAGAAACACCGTTGCAAATGCTGCACGGTGATGTGA
- the PALM gene encoding paralemmin-1 isoform X1, translating to MEIAEASALQQERLQAIAEKRKRQTEIENKRRQLEDDRRQLQHLKSKALREKWLLEGAPSSASEGDEAMKKQMQEDEAKTKELEETIHRLEKELEVLEDGDTAPSAKEDLGEAAAVAAKEEKKEEKAAHTEKTPLGLAKAEQISNSPMKSVEGTGLMKAAMYSVEITVEKDKVTGETKVLSSTTLLPKNHCLQGVKVYEDEMKVVHAVHVEDGAMENGVHPLSSSEVDELIHKADEVTLSKVSDRDSKAREEAKQGGPESNLPSQKATPRKEITGVQAKPVESPKILASGEGAEPSQEQPVTMIFMGYQNVEDENETKKVLGLGGTIKAELVVIEDAEHKPTAADGTGKDHAPPNGSTVEPVAALPQKEDSQTGEKPEANDTEPKGADQDLDMKKHRCKCCTVM from the exons GAGAAGAGGAAACGTCAGACTGAGATTGAAAATAAAAGGCGGCAGCTCGAAGATGACAGGCGCCAGTTGCAGCACCTAAAG TCCAAAGCTCTGCGGGagaagtggctgctggaaggTGCCCCATCTTCCGCCTCCGAGGGAGATGAGGCCATGAAGAAGCAGATGCAGGAAGATGAAGCGAAGACCAAGGAGCTGGAAGAAACTATCCACAG GTTAGAGAAGGAGTTGGAGGTTCTGGAGGACGGGGACACGGCGCCTTCTGCCAAGGAGGACCTGGGGGAGGCGGCAGCCGTGGCCGCaaaggaggagaagaaagaggagaaagcGGCGCACACCGAAAAG ACTCCACTGGGCCTGGCTAAAG CAGAGCAGATCTCCAACAGCCCCATGAAGTCAGTGGAGGGCACTGGCCTGATGAAGGCAG CCATGTACTCAGTGGAGATCACAGTGGAGAAGGACAAAGTCACGGGAGAAACCAAAGTCCTATCCAGCACCACCCTGCTCCCCAAGAATCATTGCCTGCAGGGAGTCAAGGTGTACGAGGATGAGATGAAAG TGGTGCATGCAGTCCATGTGGAGGATGGAGCTATGGAGAACGGGGTCCATCCTCTCAGCTCATCGGAGGTGGACGAGCTGATCCACAAGGCCGATGAGGTGACCCTGAGCAAGGTCTCCGACAGGGACTCCAAGGCACGTGAAGAGGCCAAGCAAGGGGGTCCCGAGAGCAACCTGCCCAGCCAGAAGGCCACACCCCGAAAGGAGATCACTGGGGTACAAGCCAAGCCTGTGGAGAGCCCAAAAATCCTGGCCTCCGGCGAAGGGGCAGAGCCCAGCCAAGAGCAGCCAGTTACCATGATCTTCATGGGCTACCAGAACGTGGAGGACGAGAACGAGACCAAAAaggtgctgggcctggggggcacCATCAAGGCCGAGCTGGTGGTGATCGAAGACGCCGAGCACAAGCCAACggcagccgacggcacaggcaaGGATCACGCCCCCCCCAACGGCAGCACCGTGGAGCCGGTCGCTGCTCTACCACAGAAGGAAGACAGCCAGACTGGGGAAAAGCCGGAGGCCAACGACACAGAGCCCAAGGGAGCCGACCAGGACCTAGACATGAAGAAACACCGTTGCAAATGCTGCACGGTGATGTGA
- the PALM gene encoding paralemmin-1 isoform X5, translating to MKKQMQEDEAKTKELEETIHRLEKELEVLEDGDTAPSAKEDLGEAAAVAAKEEKKEEKAAHTEKTPLGLAKAEQISNSPMKSVEGTGLMKAAMYSVEITVEKDKVTGETKVLSSTTLLPKNHCLQGVKVYEDEMKVVHAVHVEDGAMENGVHPLSSSEVDELIHKADEVTLSKVSDRDSKAREEAKQGGPESNLPSQKATPRKEITGVQAKPVESPKILASGEGAEPSQEQPVTMIFMGYQNVEDENETKKVLGLGGTIKAELVVIEDAEHKPTAADGTGKDHAPPNGSTVEPVAALPQKEDSQTGEKPEANDTEPKGADQDLDMKKHRCKCCTVM from the exons ATGAAGAAGCAGATGCAGGAAGATGAAGCGAAGACCAAGGAGCTGGAAGAAACTATCCACAG GTTAGAGAAGGAGTTGGAGGTTCTGGAGGACGGGGACACGGCGCCTTCTGCCAAGGAGGACCTGGGGGAGGCGGCAGCCGTGGCCGCaaaggaggagaagaaagaggagaaagcGGCGCACACCGAAAAG ACTCCACTGGGCCTGGCTAAAG CAGAGCAGATCTCCAACAGCCCCATGAAGTCAGTGGAGGGCACTGGCCTGATGAAGGCAG CCATGTACTCAGTGGAGATCACAGTGGAGAAGGACAAAGTCACGGGAGAAACCAAAGTCCTATCCAGCACCACCCTGCTCCCCAAGAATCATTGCCTGCAGGGAGTCAAGGTGTACGAGGATGAGATGAAAG TGGTGCATGCAGTCCATGTGGAGGATGGAGCTATGGAGAACGGGGTCCATCCTCTCAGCTCATCGGAGGTGGACGAGCTGATCCACAAGGCCGATGAGGTGACCCTGAGCAAGGTCTCCGACAGGGACTCCAAGGCACGTGAAGAGGCCAAGCAAGGGGGTCCCGAGAGCAACCTGCCCAGCCAGAAGGCCACACCCCGAAAGGAGATCACTGGGGTACAAGCCAAGCCTGTGGAGAGCCCAAAAATCCTGGCCTCCGGCGAAGGGGCAGAGCCCAGCCAAGAGCAGCCAGTTACCATGATCTTCATGGGCTACCAGAACGTGGAGGACGAGAACGAGACCAAAAaggtgctgggcctggggggcacCATCAAGGCCGAGCTGGTGGTGATCGAAGACGCCGAGCACAAGCCAACggcagccgacggcacaggcaaGGATCACGCCCCCCCCAACGGCAGCACCGTGGAGCCGGTCGCTGCTCTACCACAGAAGGAAGACAGCCAGACTGGGGAAAAGCCGGAGGCCAACGACACAGAGCCCAAGGGAGCCGACCAGGACCTAGACATGAAGAAACACCGTTGCAAATGCTGCACGGTGATGTGA